The proteins below come from a single Oxyura jamaicensis isolate SHBP4307 breed ruddy duck chromosome 1, BPBGC_Ojam_1.0, whole genome shotgun sequence genomic window:
- the LOC118156088 gene encoding urotensin-2 receptor-like gives MSCDPALISVKPGEDPEGGGFSEESGSGGDSSSALGEDSPVTGPLGTVLLLMCLVGMVGNIYTVLVASGRVVGRSAGSLGVYVINLALADLLYLSTIPFVVCTYFAHDWFFGDAGCRILFSLDLLTMHASIFLLTAMSLERYWAVIRPLRARRASNAYRRLASAVLWLLALLLTAPMMAMTQLREGDGPHKRICVPTWTPAAFRLYLTVLFATSVLVPGMVLGIVYTRLAQAYRSSAWPSGLPAAGRAPTRCLSSRISAIVVAYWACFLPFWGWQLAGLYWGEGLGIGPTAQAYLNFGVTCLAYGNSCVNPFLYTLLASSYRRRPGRRGSGMVWPHAPFLDATGGHSIPLASGEMLGSMGESVGSPRP, from the coding sequence ATGTCTTGTGACCCTGCCCTCATCAGTGTAAAGCCTGGAGAGGATCCTGAGGGTGGCGGCTTCTCAGAGGAAAGTGGCAGTGGGGGTGACAGCAGTAGTGCCCTGGGAGAGGACAGCCCAGTCACAGGGCCGCtgggcacagtgctgctgctcatgTGCCTTGTTGGGATGGTCGGGAACATCTACACGGTGCTGGTGGCCTCCGGCAGGGTGGTGGGCCGCTCAGCGGGCTCCCTGGGGGTCTACGTGATCAACCTCGCCCTGGCCGACCTCCTGTACCTCTCCACCATCCCCTTCGTGGTCTGCACCTACTTTGCCCACGACTGGTTCTTCGGGGACGCAGGCTGTAGGATTTTATTCAGCCTGGACCTCCTTACCATGCATGccagcattttccttctgacCGCCATGAGCCTGGAGAGGTACTGGGCAGTGATCAGGCCGCTGCGGGCCAGGCGGGCCAGCAACGCTTACCGCAGGCTGGCCAGCGCCGTTCTCTGGCTCCTTGCGCTCCTGCTTACGGCCCCCATGATGGCGATGACCCAGCTGCGGGAGGGGGATGGCCCCCACAAGCGCATCTGCGTCCCCACCTGGACGCCGGCAGCCTTCCGTCTCTACCTGACGGTGCTCTTCGCCACCAGTGTCCTGGTGCCCGGCATGGTGCTGGGCATCGTCTACACCCGCCTGGCCCAGGCATACCGCTCCTCCGCCTGGCCCTCGGGGCTGCCGGCGGCTGGCCGGGCTCCCACCAGGTGTCTCTCCTCCAGGATCTCTGCCATCGTGGTGGCCTACTGGGcctgcttccttcccttctggggctggcagctggctgggcTGTACTGGGGCGAGGGCCTGGGCATTGGCCCCACCGCCCAGGCCTACCTCAACTTTGGTGTCACCTGCCTGGCCTATGGCAACAGCTGCGTCAACCCCTTCCTCTACACCCTGCTGGCCAGCAGCTACCGCCGGCGCCCTGGCCGCAGAGGGTCAGGGATGGTGTGGCCCCACGCACCCTTCCTGGATGCCACGGGAGGCCACAGCATCCCCCTGGCTTCGGGGGAAATGTTGGGGTCCATGGGGGAAAGCGTGGGAAGCCCCAGACCTTGA
- the LGALS1 gene encoding galectin-1, whose amino-acid sequence MSCGPVCSNLGLKPGQRLTVKGTIPPNAKSFVMNLGKDSTHLGLHFNPRFDAHGDVNTIVCNSKKVEEWGAEQRETVFPFQKGAPAEVTFSINPSDVTVHLTGHQFTFPNRLGLSVFDYFDTQGDFTLQSLSWE is encoded by the exons ATGTCTTGT GGACCCGTGTGCTCCAACTTGGGCCTCAAGCCTGGCCAGCGCCTCACGGTCAAGGGGACGATTCCACCCAACGCCAAGAG CTTTGTGATGAATCTGGGGAAGGACTCGACCCACCTGGGCCTTCACTTCAACCCCCGCTTTGATGCTCATGGCGATGTGAACACCATCGTGTGCAACTCAAAGAAAGTGGAAGAGTGGGGTGCGGAGCAAAGGGAGACGGTCTTCCCTTTCCAGAAGGGAGCCCCCGCAGAG GTCACTTTCAGCATCAACCCAAGTGATGTGACTGTCCACCTGACAGGCCACCAGTTCACATTCCCCAACCGACTGGgtctttctgtctttgattACTTTGATACACAGGGGGACTTCACACTGCAGTCCCTCAGCTGGGAGTAA